Proteins from a single region of Novosphingobium sp. CECT 9465:
- a CDS encoding cysteine desulfurase family protein, with translation MPIYLDHAATTPILPQALAAMEEGFRIWANPSSPHKAGRAARAALEDARARIKAALGWTGEVIFTSGASEAIALAIRACVKPLAAVSTVEHEAVLRLAGDAARLSVDGDGGVVKAEMAPGVLVAVQQVNNETGVIQFLTGIWSSVNLAGGLLLADCAQGAGKIALPHADLIAISAHKFGGPIGIGALLVRDWAMLHPTGGQERGYRGGTENLPGVLAMAAALEAGNDWLEDAARLRSWLDDAITNAGGEVIAAEAPRLPTIGAYRMPGRSANAQLIRFDGAGIAVSAGSACSSGSLKTSHVLSAMGTAGAGEVIRVSIGRETTEAEIARFVDVWRDIRG, from the coding sequence TTGCCGATCTATCTTGACCACGCTGCGACCACCCCGATCCTGCCGCAGGCGCTTGCCGCGATGGAGGAGGGATTCCGCATCTGGGCCAACCCCTCCAGCCCGCACAAGGCAGGCCGCGCGGCGCGGGCAGCGCTTGAGGATGCCCGCGCGCGGATCAAGGCGGCGCTCGGCTGGACCGGCGAGGTGATCTTCACCAGCGGGGCCAGCGAGGCGATTGCGCTGGCGATCCGGGCTTGCGTGAAACCGCTGGCGGCGGTCTCTACGGTGGAACATGAAGCCGTGTTGCGCCTGGCAGGCGATGCGGCGCGATTGTCGGTCGACGGCGACGGCGGGGTCGTCAAAGCCGAGATGGCACCGGGAGTGCTTGTCGCCGTTCAACAGGTCAACAATGAAACCGGGGTGATTCAATTTCTGACCGGGATCTGGTCGAGCGTCAATCTGGCCGGCGGACTGCTGCTGGCAGATTGCGCACAAGGCGCGGGCAAGATCGCGCTGCCCCACGCTGATCTGATTGCCATTTCGGCACACAAGTTTGGCGGTCCGATCGGCATCGGTGCCTTGCTGGTGCGCGATTGGGCCATGCTGCATCCGACCGGAGGGCAGGAGCGTGGCTATCGTGGCGGGACCGAAAACCTGCCCGGCGTGCTGGCGATGGCGGCGGCGCTTGAGGCGGGGAATGACTGGCTGGAGGACGCTGCGCGCCTTCGGTCTTGGCTGGACGATGCGATCACAAACGCGGGCGGCGAGGTGATTGCTGCCGAGGCGCCGCGTCTGCCGACCATCGGCGCTTATCGTATGCCCGGCAGATCGGCCAATGCCCAACTGATCCGCTTCGATGGCGCAGGCATCGCTGTTTCGGCGGGCAGTGCCTGTTCATCGGGTTCGCTGAAGACCAGCCATGTGCTTTCCGCGATGGGGACCGCGGGCGCGGGTGAGGTGATCCGCGTATCCATCGGACGCGAGACGACCGAGGCGGAGATCGCGCGGTTCGTGGACGTCTGGCGGGATATTCGCGGATGA
- a CDS encoding cysteine desulfurase family protein: MIYLDYQATTPLAPEAREAMMPWLAGPETAGFANPHSPHRYGRAAAAAVEVARARVAALLPPGGRVVFTSGATEALNLAIIGSGRKRLAVSAIEHAAVLDTARFVDPDVTVLPVSGEGLVDADGAIPEGTGLVAVMQVNNEIGTVQPVETIAAQARAMGALFLCDAVQGAGKLAAPEGADLIALSSHKLYGPKGIGALWVRDGVKLAPLIHGGGQEGGLRSGTLSPALCAGFGAAAALCTSLGTSDAEHVEKLWTLARSLFEDWTLNGSETERWHGNLNVRLPGLNVGRLLSECRNVAFSAGSACASGSGRPSHVLRALGLSDRDSKTAIRLGFGRYTGEEDLVQAAAAIHAAAKVQGVL, translated from the coding sequence ATGATCTACCTCGATTATCAGGCGACAACGCCGCTGGCGCCCGAAGCGCGCGAGGCGATGATGCCGTGGCTGGCGGGGCCGGAAACCGCTGGGTTTGCCAATCCGCACAGCCCGCACCGCTATGGCCGCGCGGCGGCGGCGGCAGTGGAGGTGGCGCGGGCGCGAGTGGCGGCGCTGCTGCCGCCGGGCGGGCGCGTGGTGTTTACCTCAGGCGCGACCGAGGCGCTCAACCTGGCGATCATCGGATCGGGACGGAAACGGCTTGCGGTTTCTGCCATCGAACATGCGGCGGTGCTGGATACGGCGCGGTTCGTCGATCCCGATGTAACTGTGCTGCCGGTGTCGGGCGAAGGGCTGGTCGATGCCGACGGTGCGATTCCCGAAGGCACCGGGCTGGTCGCGGTGATGCAGGTGAACAACGAGATCGGGACGGTGCAGCCGGTCGAGACTATCGCCGCACAGGCGCGGGCGATGGGGGCGCTGTTCCTGTGCGATGCGGTGCAGGGCGCGGGGAAGCTGGCCGCGCCGGAAGGGGCGGACCTGATCGCACTGTCCTCGCACAAGCTTTACGGTCCGAAGGGCATCGGCGCGCTGTGGGTGCGGGACGGGGTGAAACTTGCGCCTCTGATCCATGGCGGCGGGCAGGAAGGCGGCTTGCGTTCGGGCACACTCTCGCCCGCGCTCTGCGCCGGTTTCGGCGCGGCGGCGGCGCTGTGCACAAGTCTGGGTACAAGCGATGCAGAGCATGTGGAGAAGCTGTGGACGCTGGCGCGGTCGCTGTTCGAGGACTGGACGCTGAACGGCAGCGAGACGGAGCGCTGGCACGGGAATCTCAATGTGCGACTTCCCGGTCTCAACGTGGGGCGGCTGTTGTCGGAATGCCGCAATGTCGCATTTTCCGCCGGGTCTGCCTGCGCCAGCGGGTCGGGCAGGCCAAGCCATGTCTTGCGCGCACTCGGACTTTCGGACAGGGATAGCAAAACGGCGATCCGGCTAGGGTTCGGACGCTATACCGGGGAAGAGGATCTGGTTCAGGCCGCAGCGGCAATCCATGCCGCGGCGAAGGTTCAGGGAGTCTTGTAG
- a CDS encoding 2Fe-2S iron-sulfur cluster-binding protein — protein sequence MVRVTFVTPQGEKIAAEGEAGTRLLELGQAKGMPLEGTCEGQMACSTCHVVISPDWFDKLPVAADDEEDMLDLAAGVTRTSRLSCQIELTDAIDGLVVHIPAEARDMQGR from the coding sequence ATGGTCCGCGTCACCTTCGTAACCCCCCAGGGCGAAAAGATCGCCGCTGAAGGCGAAGCCGGGACGCGCCTGCTCGAACTCGGTCAGGCAAAAGGCATGCCGCTGGAGGGCACATGTGAAGGCCAGATGGCCTGCTCCACCTGCCACGTGGTCATTTCGCCCGACTGGTTCGACAAGCTTCCCGTCGCGGCCGATGACGAGGAGGACATGCTCGACCTTGCGGCGGGCGTTACGCGCACGAGCCGCCTGTCATGCCAGATCGAACTGACCGACGCGATTGACGGGCTGGTGGTGCATATCCCGGCCGAAGCGCGGGATATGCAGGGGCGTTAG
- a CDS encoding mechanosensitive ion channel family protein, with product MQVSPRATNPAVSANPELLIAETSAWIAENWLRIAIAAGIAAGIVLLLLTLQKLAQRLCREDEALVSWRTILGRLAARTRFWFIVILSARIVDGYAATPPWLDTTIGFLFTIGMTLQAAIWARELVLGVVEHRAGGAQHANGALTSALGIIRALVTFLVFAIALVLILGNLGVNVAGLVAGLGIGGIAIGLAAQGIFSDLFAGVSILFDRPFKVGDNIGWGENLGTVERIGMRTTRVRLFTGELLIISNKNLLDREIRNVTVRDHIRLSFILGVTYETPPETLARIPAMLREMGEAENAKVARAGFEAFGASSLDFSFIIDVPGSDWNIAHPTRDRLLVAIMQRFGAEGISLAYPTQTSYTAAPDGTLVMPYPDVSAIADSMKV from the coding sequence ATGCAAGTTTCTCCACGTGCCACGAATCCCGCTGTTTCAGCCAATCCCGAACTTCTGATCGCTGAAACCAGCGCCTGGATTGCCGAAAACTGGCTGCGCATCGCCATTGCGGCGGGCATTGCGGCAGGCATCGTCCTGCTATTGCTGACCTTGCAGAAACTGGCGCAGCGCTTGTGCCGCGAAGATGAGGCGCTGGTCAGTTGGCGAACCATTCTGGGCCGGCTCGCGGCGCGCACGCGGTTCTGGTTCATCGTCATTCTTTCGGCGCGGATCGTCGATGGCTATGCGGCCACGCCGCCGTGGCTCGATACGACCATAGGCTTCCTCTTCACCATCGGCATGACGCTACAGGCCGCAATCTGGGCGCGTGAACTGGTGCTGGGCGTGGTCGAACACAGGGCAGGCGGTGCACAGCATGCCAATGGCGCGCTGACATCCGCGCTGGGTATCATCCGCGCGCTGGTGACATTCCTTGTCTTCGCCATCGCGCTGGTTCTGATCCTCGGCAATCTGGGCGTCAATGTCGCCGGTCTGGTCGCGGGTCTGGGTATCGGCGGCATCGCAATCGGTCTTGCCGCCCAAGGCATCTTTTCCGACCTCTTTGCAGGAGTATCGATCCTGTTCGACCGGCCGTTCAAGGTGGGCGACAACATCGGTTGGGGAGAGAACCTCGGCACGGTGGAGCGGATCGGCATGCGGACCACGCGCGTCCGGCTTTTTACCGGAGAATTGCTGATAATTTCGAACAAGAACCTGCTCGACAGGGAAATCCGCAATGTGACCGTGCGCGATCACATTCGCCTGTCGTTCATCTTGGGCGTGACTTACGAGACGCCTCCCGAAACGCTGGCGCGCATTCCGGCGATGCTGCGCGAGATGGGCGAGGCGGAAAATGCCAAAGTTGCAAGGGCCGGGTTCGAAGCCTTTGGCGCAAGCTCGCTGGATTTTTCATTCATCATCGATGTGCCGGGATCCGACTGGAACATCGCTCATCCCACCCGCGATCGCCTGTTGGTAGCGATCATGCAGCGTTTTGGGGCGGAAGGAATCAGCCTGGCCTATCCTACCCAGACATCCTACACCGCAGCGCCCGATGGTACGCTGGTCATGCCCTATCCCGATGTCAGCGCTATTGCTGACAGCATGAAAGTATGA
- a CDS encoding type 1 glutamine amidotransferase domain-containing protein: MTKRVLILAADGFEQSELMEPKKALEDAGFETVVASLKPGSITGWKDKNWGDAVAVEMTLDEVSADDFDALLLPGGQMNPDILRMDDDAIDLVNDFDDAGKTIAAICHAPWLLAEADILDGRTVTGWPSIRTDLANAGADVVDEEVAIDGNFITSRNPDDIPAFSKALIDALTD, translated from the coding sequence ATGACCAAACGCGTCCTCATCCTCGCGGCCGATGGCTTTGAACAATCCGAACTGATGGAACCGAAGAAGGCATTGGAAGATGCAGGCTTCGAAACGGTCGTAGCCAGCCTCAAGCCCGGATCGATCACCGGCTGGAAGGACAAGAACTGGGGCGATGCGGTGGCGGTAGAGATGACGCTCGACGAAGTTTCGGCTGACGACTTTGACGCGCTGCTTCTGCCCGGCGGCCAGATGAACCCCGATATCCTGCGGATGGATGACGATGCCATCGACCTCGTCAACGATTTCGACGATGCGGGCAAGACCATCGCCGCGATCTGCCACGCCCCGTGGCTTCTGGCCGAAGCCGATATTCTTGACGGACGCACCGTAACCGGATGGCCTTCGATCCGCACCGATCTTGCAAACGCGGGCGCTGACGTGGTCGATGAAGAGGTGGCCATCGATGGCAATTTCATCACCAGCCGCAATCCTGATGACATTCCCGCATTTTCAAAAGCACTGATCGATGCGCTGACCGATTGA
- the parC gene encoding DNA topoisomerase IV subunit A, with protein sequence MAITTDNEPDPFDAIVDAPFDSALSERYLVYAMSTITARSLPDLRDGLKPVHRRLLWAMRQLKLDATGAFKKSARVVGDVIGKYHPHGDASVYDAMVRLAQDFALRYPLVEGQGNFGNIDGDNAAAYRYTEARLTRTAMRLMAGLEDGTVDFQPTYNGEEEEPEIFPGLFPNLLANGSSGIAVGMATNIPSHNVAEIVDATLLLIDNPAVEHEQLMQVFHGPDFATGGVVVDNPAAISAAYASGRGAIRVRARFSTGRDEAGKWEETGIERLGSGQWQLVISEIPYQVQKGKLIEQIAQLIADKKLPILEDVRDESDEQIRLVLVPKSRNVDPDLLKESLYRLTDLENRFGLNLNVLDARRTPGVLGLKLLLQEWVISQIDILLRRSRHRLEKIAARLELVGGYIIAYLNLDRIIEIIRTEDEPKPVMMAEFDLTDRQAEAILNMRLRSLRKLEEMELRKEQADLIAEQEELQKLLDSPAKQRTRLKRDLNALRKEYAETTLLGRRRTTIAEAARTREFNMDAMIEKEPLTVILSAKGWIRAAKGHLPLDGDFKFKEGDGPAHAFHCQTTDKLLVAVDNGRFYTLGADKLPGARGFGEPIRTMVDIDSEAQIVSVVVYKPKGQLLLAANTGRGFAAEMDELLAETRKGRGVVSTKPGVKLVVVREIAAEHDHVAVIGDNRKLVIFGLSEVPILAKGQGVTLQRYKDGGMADVITLKLEDGLSWTMGGESGRTRTEKDLLPWKVARGAAGRLPPNGFPRDNKF encoded by the coding sequence ATGGCGATCACCACAGACAACGAACCCGATCCGTTTGACGCAATCGTCGACGCGCCTTTCGATTCCGCGCTGTCGGAGCGCTATCTCGTCTATGCGATGTCGACGATCACGGCCCGCTCGCTGCCCGATCTGCGCGATGGGCTGAAGCCGGTGCACCGCCGCCTGTTGTGGGCGATGCGGCAACTGAAGCTGGATGCGACCGGCGCATTCAAGAAATCGGCGCGCGTGGTGGGCGACGTGATCGGCAAGTATCACCCGCACGGCGATGCCTCGGTCTATGACGCGATGGTCCGGCTGGCGCAGGATTTCGCGCTGCGTTATCCGCTGGTCGAGGGGCAGGGCAACTTCGGCAATATCGATGGCGATAATGCCGCCGCCTATCGCTATACCGAAGCGCGCCTGACGCGGACCGCGATGCGGCTGATGGCCGGGCTGGAAGACGGCACGGTCGATTTCCAGCCGACCTACAATGGCGAAGAGGAAGAGCCGGAAATCTTTCCGGGGCTGTTCCCAAATCTGCTCGCCAATGGCTCCAGCGGCATCGCCGTGGGCATGGCCACGAACATTCCGAGCCACAACGTGGCCGAGATCGTGGACGCCACGTTGCTGCTGATCGACAATCCGGCGGTCGAGCACGAACAGTTGATGCAGGTGTTTCACGGGCCTGATTTCGCGACCGGCGGCGTGGTGGTGGATAACCCTGCGGCGATTTCGGCCGCCTATGCCAGCGGACGCGGGGCGATCCGGGTGCGGGCGCGCTTTTCCACCGGGCGCGATGAGGCGGGCAAATGGGAAGAGACGGGGATCGAGCGGCTGGGCAGCGGCCAGTGGCAACTGGTCATCTCGGAAATCCCCTATCAGGTGCAGAAAGGCAAGCTGATAGAGCAGATCGCGCAGCTCATTGCCGACAAGAAGCTGCCGATCCTTGAAGACGTGCGCGATGAATCCGACGAACAGATCCGGCTGGTGCTGGTGCCCAAGAGCCGCAATGTAGACCCGGATCTGCTCAAGGAATCGCTCTACCGGCTGACTGATCTTGAAAATCGCTTCGGGCTGAACCTCAATGTGCTGGATGCACGGCGCACGCCGGGCGTTCTGGGGCTGAAGCTGCTGCTCCAGGAATGGGTGATCAGCCAGATCGACATTCTGCTGCGCCGTTCGCGGCACCGGCTGGAGAAAATCGCCGCGCGCCTGGAACTGGTCGGCGGCTATATCATCGCCTACCTCAACCTTGACCGGATCATCGAGATCATCCGCACCGAGGATGAGCCTAAGCCGGTGATGATGGCCGAATTCGATCTGACCGACCGTCAGGCCGAGGCGATTCTCAACATGCGGCTGCGCAGTTTGCGCAAGCTGGAGGAAATGGAGCTGCGCAAGGAGCAGGCCGATCTGATTGCCGAACAGGAAGAGCTGCAAAAGCTGCTCGACAGCCCGGCCAAGCAGCGCACCCGCCTCAAGCGTGACCTCAATGCATTGCGCAAGGAATATGCCGAGACCACGCTGCTGGGCCGCCGTCGCACGACGATTGCAGAGGCCGCGCGGACCCGCGAATTCAACATGGACGCCATGATCGAGAAGGAGCCGCTAACGGTGATCCTTTCGGCCAAGGGATGGATCAGGGCGGCCAAGGGGCATTTGCCATTGGACGGCGATTTCAAGTTCAAGGAAGGCGATGGCCCCGCCCATGCCTTCCACTGCCAGACCACCGACAAACTGCTGGTGGCGGTGGACAACGGGCGGTTCTACACGCTTGGCGCCGATAAACTCCCCGGCGCGCGCGGCTTTGGCGAACCCATCAGGACGATGGTAGACATCGATTCCGAGGCGCAGATCGTCAGCGTGGTGGTCTACAAGCCCAAGGGGCAACTGCTGCTGGCGGCCAATACCGGGCGTGGCTTTGCGGCAGAGATGGACGAACTGCTCGCCGAAACGCGCAAAGGGCGCGGCGTGGTTTCAACCAAGCCTGGCGTGAAGCTGGTGGTAGTGCGCGAAATCGCTGCGGAACACGATCACGTCGCGGTGATCGGCGACAACCGCAAGCTGGTAATCTTCGGCCTGTCCGAAGTGCCAATCCTCGCCAAAGGGCAAGGGGTGACGCTGCAACGCTACAAGGACGGCGGCATGGCCGATGTGATCACGCTGAAGCTGGAAGATGGCCTTTCGTGGACAATGGGCGGCGAATCCGGGCGCACGCGGACCGAGAAGGACTTGCTGCCGTGGAAGGTCGCGCGCGGGGCGGCTGGGCGGTTGCCGCCGAACGGGTTCCCGCGGGATAACAAGTTTTGA
- a CDS encoding protein-disulfide reductase DsbD — MPNLPTLRTIAMFVTLLWLSLSLGTAPLSAAPNHMRASLLAEGPVEPGGTVTLALLMQPETGWHGYWSNPGDAGYGLTLDWSLPDGASAGPMQFPVPQTLLIQGLMNHVYEHDYAVLVPLTVPADARPGTLLPIRVKAQWLVCTEAICVPERAELSGAVTIGSGAKDARFEGWRAAMPAPLDRNGTFAFGPKVLRLALPFPASAPLDAPHLFLSTERLADYAAPQRFFRNGDTLVVEVPLGKSPASPAKVEGVLAMGRDAGGIAFATVPGAVPEGGDEVGGAAFTASALALALIGAFLGGLVLNIMPCVFPILSLKALALARGNSHNAKAEGLAYTGGVVLACLALGGVMLALRAGGEQVGWAFQLQEPGVVAVLLLLAVAITANFAGLFELPGLSIERGAGSSGAFGTGLLAAFVATPCTGPFMAAAMGAALVLPWWAALGVFAALGLGLALPFLLLGFIPALRRLLPKPGAWMDRFRRIMAVPMALTVLALGWLAWRLGGETFAAAAVALSAAFIVVLAFAGRGQRQGHAVARWVAPATLVLAAIAFVGAPRLATASVAESSGLLAAKPFSEAALAEARKSGKPVFAYFTADWCLSCKVNESTSIERESTRAAFEKAGVVVLVGDWTRRDPAITKFLTAQGAAGVPLYLWYPAGGDARQLPQVLTPDMLAGLPNS, encoded by the coding sequence ATGCCGAACCTGCCGACACTGCGCACCATAGCGATGTTTGTGACGCTGTTGTGGCTATCGCTCAGCCTCGGCACCGCGCCTTTATCCGCGGCGCCCAATCACATGCGCGCCTCGCTGCTGGCCGAAGGTCCGGTCGAGCCGGGCGGCACGGTCACGCTCGCGCTGCTGATGCAACCAGAAACGGGGTGGCACGGCTATTGGTCCAATCCCGGCGATGCGGGCTATGGGCTGACGCTCGACTGGTCGCTGCCGGATGGGGCCAGCGCCGGACCCATGCAGTTCCCGGTCCCCCAGACCCTGCTGATCCAGGGCCTGATGAATCATGTGTACGAACACGATTATGCCGTGCTCGTGCCCTTGACAGTTCCCGCCGATGCCCGCCCCGGCACCCTTCTGCCCATCCGCGTCAAAGCGCAGTGGCTGGTCTGCACCGAAGCGATCTGCGTACCAGAACGCGCGGAGCTTAGCGGGGCGGTCACCATCGGCAGCGGGGCAAAGGACGCGCGTTTCGAAGGCTGGCGGGCCGCCATGCCCGCGCCGCTGGACCGCAACGGCACTTTCGCCTTTGGTCCCAAGGTCTTGCGCCTCGCGCTCCCCTTTCCTGCCAGCGCCCCGCTCGACGCGCCGCACCTGTTTCTCTCGACCGAGCGATTGGCTGATTACGCCGCACCGCAGCGATTCTTTCGCAATGGCGATACGTTGGTCGTCGAAGTCCCGCTGGGCAAATCTCCCGCTTCACCCGCAAAAGTCGAAGGCGTTCTGGCCATGGGCAGGGACGCGGGCGGCATCGCCTTTGCCACCGTGCCCGGTGCCGTGCCCGAAGGCGGCGATGAAGTGGGCGGGGCGGCATTCACCGCCTCTGCGCTTGCCCTCGCGCTGATTGGCGCATTTCTGGGCGGGCTGGTGCTGAACATCATGCCCTGCGTGTTTCCCATCCTCAGCCTCAAGGCGCTGGCGCTGGCGCGCGGCAATTCGCACAACGCCAAGGCCGAAGGGCTGGCCTATACCGGCGGCGTGGTCCTCGCCTGCCTTGCCTTGGGCGGGGTGATGCTGGCCCTGCGCGCGGGCGGCGAACAAGTAGGCTGGGCATTCCAGTTGCAGGAGCCCGGCGTGGTCGCGGTGCTGCTGCTGCTGGCCGTGGCGATCACCGCAAACTTCGCCGGACTGTTCGAACTTCCCGGCCTGTCGATAGAGCGGGGCGCGGGATCATCGGGTGCATTCGGCACCGGGTTGCTCGCCGCCTTCGTCGCCACGCCCTGCACCGGCCCGTTCATGGCCGCCGCGATGGGCGCGGCGCTGGTGCTGCCATGGTGGGCGGCGCTCGGCGTGTTTGCGGCGCTGGGCCTTGGCCTGGCGCTGCCGTTCCTGCTGCTCGGCTTTATCCCCGCGCTGCGCCGTCTGTTGCCCAAGCCCGGCGCGTGGATGGACCGCTTCCGCCGGATCATGGCCGTGCCGATGGCGCTGACCGTTCTGGCGCTGGGCTGGCTGGCGTGGCGCCTGGGCGGTGAGACATTCGCCGCCGCCGCCGTGGCGCTCTCCGCTGCGTTCATTGTCGTGCTGGCCTTCGCCGGAAGAGGCCAACGCCAAGGCCACGCCGTCGCCCGCTGGGTCGCGCCCGCAACGCTTGTGCTTGCCGCAATCGCCTTCGTCGGAGCGCCGCGCCTCGCCACCGCCAGCGTTGCGGAAAGCAGCGGCCTCCTCGCCGCCAAGCCGTTCAGCGAAGCCGCATTGGCCGAGGCGCGCAAGTCCGGTAAACCCGTCTTCGCCTATTTCACCGCCGACTGGTGCCTCTCGTGCAAAGTGAACGAAAGCACCTCGATCGAGCGCGAAAGCACCCGCGCCGCATTTGAAAAAGCAGGCGTCGTCGTGCTGGTGGGCGATTGGACCCGCCGCGATCCCGCCATCACCAAATTCCTCACCGCCCAAGGTGCTGCGGGGGTGCCGCTTTACCTGTGGTATCCAGCAGGCGGTGACGCCCGCCAATTGCCGCAAGTGCTGACGCCCGACATGCTGGCAGGATTGCCAAACTCCTGA
- a CDS encoding alkaline phosphatase family protein, protein MAQEAVPAVSQKLPANAPRLVVAIAIDQFSSDLFAQYRQRFTGGLARLTTGAVFPAGYQSHAATETCPGHSTILTGNRPAHTGIIANSWIDQSVTVGPKVVYCAEDVSKRKAGSKDYVASVDHLLVPTLGEWLKQANPAARNIAVSGKDRGALMMGGHEIDQVYWWKGKGFATLEERDLGATAIAQNGEIAATLAKGAPAFALPAWCARNDRAVTAGEATVGTGRFALKAGNADGFRASPRLDRATLDLAIKLLDEEKLGKDAVPDVLSVSLSATDYVGHSTGTEGAEMCIQLTQLDMALGDFFASLDKRGIDYAVVLTADHGGFDLPERLHEQALETSSRVGADVSPEALSAALGKAYAVAAKGLVLSDGASGDYWLRKDIAPGLKGKMVDDAKAILMANAQVEAVLSAAEIAATPMPGGSPETWTLAERARASYNPLHSGDFVVFLKRGVVPIPVPRAGYVATHGSPWDYDRRVPILFWRKGMTGFEQPSGVETVDIAPSLAALVGLKVPEGSFDGRCLDLDGGPGNTCGAAK, encoded by the coding sequence ATGGCGCAGGAGGCTGTGCCCGCCGTTTCGCAGAAGCTGCCCGCCAATGCGCCGCGACTCGTCGTGGCCATCGCGATCGACCAGTTCTCGTCCGATCTCTTTGCCCAGTATCGCCAGCGCTTTACCGGCGGCCTTGCACGGTTGACGACAGGCGCGGTGTTCCCGGCAGGATATCAGAGCCATGCCGCGACCGAGACCTGCCCAGGTCACTCGACGATCCTGACCGGCAACCGACCCGCACACACCGGGATCATCGCCAATTCGTGGATCGACCAGTCGGTCACCGTCGGGCCAAAGGTGGTCTATTGCGCCGAGGACGTTTCGAAGCGGAAGGCCGGATCGAAGGACTACGTGGCCTCGGTCGATCATCTGCTGGTGCCGACGCTGGGCGAATGGCTGAAGCAGGCCAATCCGGCAGCGCGCAACATTGCCGTTTCCGGCAAGGATCGCGGCGCGCTGATGATGGGCGGGCACGAAATCGATCAGGTGTACTGGTGGAAGGGCAAGGGCTTTGCCACGCTGGAAGAGCGAGACCTGGGGGCCACTGCCATCGCGCAGAACGGCGAGATCGCAGCGACGCTCGCCAAGGGCGCGCCCGCGTTTGCACTGCCTGCGTGGTGCGCGCGCAATGATCGGGCGGTTACGGCGGGCGAGGCAACGGTTGGAACCGGACGCTTTGCGCTGAAGGCTGGCAACGCCGATGGTTTCCGCGCGTCGCCCCGGCTGGATCGGGCCACGCTCGATCTGGCGATAAAACTGTTGGACGAGGAGAAGCTGGGCAAGGATGCCGTGCCCGATGTGCTTTCGGTCAGCCTTTCGGCAACCGACTATGTCGGGCACAGTACCGGCACCGAGGGCGCCGAAATGTGCATCCAGTTGACGCAGCTCGATATGGCGCTCGGTGATTTCTTCGCCAGCCTGGACAAGCGCGGCATCGATTATGCGGTGGTGCTGACCGCCGACCATGGCGGGTTCGACCTGCCCGAACGCCTGCATGAACAGGCGCTGGAAACATCGTCGCGGGTAGGTGCCGATGTTTCGCCGGAGGCGCTTTCGGCGGCACTGGGCAAGGCCTACGCCGTGGCCGCCAAGGGACTGGTCCTGTCTGACGGCGCATCGGGCGATTACTGGCTGCGCAAGGACATCGCGCCGGGCCTAAAGGGCAAGATGGTGGATGATGCCAAGGCCATCCTGATGGCCAATGCGCAAGTCGAGGCCGTGCTGTCCGCCGCCGAAATCGCGGCCACTCCGATGCCGGGCGGATCGCCGGAAACCTGGACTTTGGCCGAACGGGCGCGCGCTTCGTACAATCCGCTGCATTCGGGCGATTTCGTGGTGTTCCTCAAACGCGGTGTCGTGCCGATCCCGGTCCCGCGCGCGGGCTATGTGGCAACCCATGGCAGCCCGTGGGATTATGATCGCCGGGTGCCGATCCTGTTCTGGCGCAAGGGCATGACCGGGTTCGAACAGCCGAGCGGCGTGGAAACGGTGGACATCGCGCCCAGCCTTGCCGCACTCGTCGGGCTGAAAGTGCCCGAAGGATCGTTTGACGGGCGCTGCCTCGATCTCGATGGTGGGCCGGGCAATACTTGTGGAGCCGCGAAATGA